The Micromonospora krabiensis genome window below encodes:
- a CDS encoding PQQ-dependent sugar dehydrogenase — protein MSTKDRTHHRPRRWFSAGSALLLVVAAGTVSLGAGPAALGGPTPAQAHTINASDFQQVELARGVAEMGEPMSLAVLPDRSVLHTARNGTLRRTDANGTTSVIGTLAVYTHDEEGLQGVGVDPNFATNRHIFLYYAPPLSTPSGDAPATGTSFTAWQGVNRLSRFTLNADFTLNQASKVDVLDVPADRGLCCHVGGDIDFDAAGNLYLSTGDDTNPFDSAGYAPIDERTNRNPGYDAQRSAGNTNDLRGKIIRIKVNANGTYSIPTGNLFAPGTAGTRPEIYAMGFRNPFRMSVDKATGIVYVGDYGPDAGSTSSTRGPSGQVEFNRVTSPGNYGWPYCTGTNTSAETYNEWNFATNATGPKFNCTGGPTNNSFRNTGLTTLPAARPSWIRYGGDAGTPPAFGGGSESPMGGPVYRYNASSTSTVKFPQSFDGQFFATEFGRGWIKPIHVNADGSPGTIDTFPWTGKQVMDSAFGPDGAYYVLDYGTGYFNGDANSALYRFEYIGGGNRAPTAAASANRTSGPAPLSVTFSSAGSADPEGGALTYSWAFGDGTTSTAANPTKTYSTNGTYNATLTVRDPQGATGSASVLISVGNTAPTVTINAPGNGKLFSFGDTVPFTITVTDPEDGTIDCTKVKMTYVLGHDQHGHQITSQNGCSGSITIPVDGEHDYAANIFAIFDAEYTDAGGLTTHTQHTMQPRHRQAEHFKTSSGVNTFDKAPAEGGKTVGDINNGDWIAFQPYQVGNVTSFSARVSSAGAGGTLQLRTGSATGTVIGSATVPVTGAWDTFATVTGTVTSPPAATTTLYLTFAGSGTGALYDVDAFTLNTGTTGGGTGPIRGLASKCLDVRNGATADGTQIQLYTCNGTTSQAWTVTPNSTIRALGKCLDVNGGGSADGTKIQLWTCNGSGAQNWSAQADGSLRNPQSGKCLDVSGNNSADSTPVHLWTCIANAANQKWILP, from the coding sequence ATGTCCACAAAGGACAGAACACACCACCGGCCCCGACGTTGGTTCTCCGCCGGATCCGCGCTGCTGCTCGTCGTCGCGGCCGGCACGGTCTCGCTCGGCGCCGGCCCCGCCGCACTGGGCGGCCCCACCCCGGCCCAGGCTCACACGATCAACGCCTCCGACTTCCAGCAGGTCGAACTCGCCCGCGGTGTCGCCGAGATGGGCGAGCCGATGTCGTTGGCGGTGCTGCCCGACCGGTCGGTCCTGCACACCGCGCGCAACGGCACCCTGCGGCGTACCGACGCCAACGGCACCACCTCCGTGATCGGGACGCTCGCCGTCTACACCCACGACGAGGAGGGCCTCCAGGGCGTCGGGGTCGACCCGAACTTCGCCACCAACCGGCACATCTTCCTGTACTACGCCCCGCCGCTGTCGACGCCCTCGGGTGACGCCCCGGCCACCGGCACGAGCTTCACCGCCTGGCAGGGCGTCAACCGGCTGTCCCGGTTCACCCTCAACGCCGACTTCACCCTCAACCAGGCCAGCAAGGTCGACGTCCTCGACGTCCCCGCCGACCGGGGCCTGTGCTGCCACGTCGGCGGTGACATCGACTTCGACGCCGCGGGCAACCTCTACCTCTCCACCGGAGACGACACCAATCCGTTCGACTCCGCCGGCTACGCGCCGATCGACGAGCGGACCAACCGCAACCCCGGCTACGACGCGCAGCGCAGCGCCGGCAACACCAACGACCTGCGCGGCAAGATCATCCGCATCAAGGTCAACGCGAACGGGACGTACTCCATCCCGACCGGCAACCTCTTCGCGCCCGGGACCGCCGGCACCCGCCCGGAGATCTACGCGATGGGCTTCCGGAACCCGTTCCGGATGAGCGTCGACAAGGCCACCGGCATCGTCTACGTCGGCGACTACGGGCCGGACGCCGGCTCCACCAGCTCGACCCGCGGCCCGTCCGGCCAGGTCGAGTTCAACCGGGTGACGTCGCCGGGCAACTACGGCTGGCCGTACTGCACGGGCACGAACACCAGCGCCGAGACGTACAACGAGTGGAACTTCGCCACCAACGCGACCGGCCCCAAGTTCAACTGCACCGGCGGGCCGACCAACAACTCCTTCCGCAACACCGGCCTGACCACCCTGCCGGCCGCGCGGCCGTCCTGGATCCGCTACGGCGGCGACGCCGGCACCCCGCCCGCGTTCGGCGGCGGCTCCGAGTCGCCGATGGGCGGCCCGGTCTACCGGTACAACGCCTCCTCCACCTCGACGGTGAAGTTCCCGCAGTCCTTCGACGGGCAGTTCTTCGCCACCGAGTTCGGCCGCGGCTGGATCAAGCCGATCCACGTCAACGCCGACGGGTCGCCGGGCACCATCGACACCTTCCCCTGGACGGGCAAGCAGGTGATGGACTCCGCGTTCGGCCCGGACGGCGCGTACTACGTGCTCGACTACGGCACCGGTTACTTCAACGGTGACGCCAACTCCGCGCTCTACCGCTTCGAGTACATCGGCGGCGGCAACCGCGCGCCGACGGCCGCGGCCAGCGCCAACCGGACCTCCGGCCCGGCGCCGCTGAGCGTGACGTTCTCCTCGGCCGGATCCGCCGACCCCGAGGGCGGCGCGCTGACCTACTCCTGGGCCTTCGGCGACGGCACCACCTCCACGGCGGCCAACCCGACGAAGACCTACAGCACCAACGGGACGTACAACGCCACGCTGACCGTCCGGGACCCGCAGGGCGCCACCGGCAGCGCGAGCGTGCTGATCAGCGTCGGCAACACCGCGCCGACGGTGACGATCAACGCGCCCGGCAACGGCAAGCTCTTCTCCTTCGGCGACACCGTGCCGTTCACCATCACGGTCACCGACCCGGAGGACGGCACGATCGACTGCACCAAGGTGAAGATGACCTACGTGCTCGGCCACGACCAGCACGGTCACCAGATCACCTCGCAGAACGGATGCTCGGGCTCGATCACCATCCCGGTCGACGGTGAACACGACTACGCGGCGAACATCTTCGCGATCTTCGACGCCGAGTACACCGACGCCGGCGGGCTGACCACCCACACCCAGCACACGATGCAGCCGCGGCACCGGCAGGCCGAGCACTTCAAGACCTCGTCGGGCGTCAACACGTTCGACAAGGCGCCCGCCGAGGGCGGCAAGACCGTCGGCGACATCAACAACGGGGACTGGATCGCCTTCCAGCCGTACCAGGTCGGCAACGTCACGTCGTTCTCCGCCCGGGTCTCCTCGGCCGGTGCCGGCGGCACGCTCCAGCTCCGCACCGGATCCGCCACCGGCACCGTGATCGGGTCGGCCACCGTCCCGGTCACCGGCGCCTGGGACACGTTCGCCACGGTGACCGGCACCGTCACCAGCCCGCCGGCCGCCACCACCACGCTCTACCTGACCTTCGCCGGGTCGGGCACCGGGGCGCTGTACGACGTGGACGCGTTCACCCTCAACACCGGCACCACCGGCGGCGGCACCGGCCCGATCCGGGGTCTGGCCAGCAAGTGTCTGGACGTGCGCAACGGCGCCACGGCCGACGGTACGCAGATCCAGCTCTACACCTGCAACGGCACCACGTCGCAGGCGTGGACGGTGACGCCGAACTCGACGATCCGGGCGTTGGGCAAGTGTCTGGACGTCAACGGTGGTGGCTCGGCGGACGGCACGAAGATCCAGTTGTGGACGTGCAACGGCTCGGGTGCGCAGAACTGGTCGGCTCAGGCCGACGGGTCGCTGCGTAACCCGCAGTCGGGCAAGTGCCTGGACGTCTCGGGCAACAACTCGGCCGACAGCACGCCGGTGCACCTGTGGACGTGTATCGCCAACGCGGCCAACCAGAAGTGGATCCTGCCCTGA
- a CDS encoding ThuA domain-containing protein gives MRRLLRPVLGAATAVLAVIACTTPATPASAADAPYDVLVFSKTAGFRHDSIAVGTQAIRDLGAANNFTVTATEDAAAFTTGNLAQYEAVIFLNTTGDVLNATQQTAFESYIGGGGGYVGVHAAADTEYGWSFYGNLVGAYFASHPAIQQANVKVENRGHAATAHLPQTWTRTDEWYNYQTNARSTARVLATLDESSYSGGGMGADHPHAWCKTYNGGRSFYTGGGHTQSSYAEPAFRAHLLGGIRYAAGRSKADCRPETGYTALYNGSTTGWSQAGPGSFTNSDATLSSVGGMGLYWYSAKQFTNYSLKLDWRIAGDDNSGVFIGFPPSSDPWSAVDNGYEIQIDPTDAVDRTTGSVYTFKSADIAARDAALNPAGEWNTYELLVEGERLQIFLNGVKINDFTNTNPVRSLAGHIGIQNHGTGDDASFRNIRIKELGTTPPPTGNVTVQAEAFSSVNGVSAVGKTGANGGQTLGYVDPGDWAAYNGVALGGTTSFRARVVSGGPGGTIQVRTGSPTGTVLGSVAVPNTGGWNTFANVTTNLSNVPSGTQNLYLTFTGSGTGLFDVDDFTLVKGTTGGTGTGLIRGLANKCLDVRNAGTADGTQIQLYTCSGSAAQTWTVTPNSTIRALGKCLDVNGGGSADGTKIQLWTCNGSGAQNWSAQADGSLRNPQSGKCLDVSGNNSADSTPVHLWTCIANAANQKWVLP, from the coding sequence ATGCGCAGACTCCTGCGACCCGTCCTCGGCGCGGCCACCGCCGTCCTCGCCGTCATCGCCTGCACCACCCCGGCCACCCCGGCCAGCGCCGCCGACGCCCCCTACGACGTGCTGGTCTTCTCGAAGACCGCCGGCTTCCGGCACGACTCGATCGCGGTCGGCACCCAGGCCATCCGCGACCTCGGGGCGGCCAACAACTTCACCGTCACCGCCACCGAGGACGCCGCCGCCTTCACCACCGGCAACCTCGCGCAGTACGAGGCGGTGATCTTCCTCAACACCACCGGCGACGTGCTCAACGCCACCCAGCAGACCGCCTTCGAGTCGTACATCGGCGGTGGCGGTGGCTACGTGGGCGTGCACGCCGCCGCGGACACCGAGTACGGCTGGTCCTTCTACGGCAACCTCGTGGGCGCGTACTTCGCGTCGCACCCCGCCATCCAGCAGGCCAACGTCAAGGTGGAGAACCGGGGCCACGCGGCCACCGCGCACCTGCCGCAGACCTGGACGCGCACCGACGAGTGGTACAACTACCAGACCAACGCGCGCTCCACCGCGCGGGTGCTGGCCACCCTCGACGAGTCGTCCTACTCGGGCGGCGGCATGGGTGCCGACCACCCGCACGCCTGGTGCAAGACCTACAACGGCGGCCGGTCCTTCTACACCGGCGGCGGGCACACCCAGTCCTCGTACGCCGAGCCGGCGTTCCGCGCGCACCTGCTCGGCGGCATCCGGTACGCGGCCGGTCGCAGCAAGGCCGACTGCCGACCCGAGACCGGCTACACGGCGCTCTACAACGGCTCGACCACCGGCTGGTCGCAGGCCGGGCCGGGCAGCTTCACCAACTCGGACGCCACCCTCAGCTCGGTCGGTGGCATGGGCCTGTACTGGTACAGCGCGAAGCAGTTCACCAACTACTCGCTGAAGCTGGACTGGCGAATCGCCGGCGACGACAACTCCGGGGTGTTCATCGGCTTCCCGCCGTCGAGCGACCCGTGGTCCGCGGTCGACAACGGCTACGAGATCCAGATCGACCCCACGGACGCGGTCGACCGGACCACCGGCTCGGTCTACACCTTCAAGTCGGCGGACATCGCGGCCCGGGACGCCGCGCTCAACCCGGCGGGAGAGTGGAACACCTACGAGCTGCTGGTCGAGGGTGAGCGCCTCCAGATCTTCCTGAACGGGGTGAAGATCAACGACTTCACCAACACCAACCCGGTCCGTTCGCTCGCCGGCCACATCGGCATCCAGAACCACGGCACCGGCGACGACGCCTCGTTCCGCAACATCCGGATCAAGGAGTTGGGCACCACCCCGCCGCCGACCGGGAACGTCACCGTCCAGGCCGAGGCGTTCAGCTCGGTCAACGGGGTCTCGGCCGTCGGCAAGACCGGCGCCAACGGCGGGCAGACCCTCGGTTACGTCGACCCGGGCGACTGGGCGGCGTACAACGGCGTCGCGCTGGGCGGGACCACCTCGTTCCGGGCGCGGGTCGTCTCCGGCGGCCCGGGCGGCACCATCCAGGTCCGCACCGGATCGCCCACCGGCACGGTGCTCGGCTCGGTGGCGGTGCCCAACACCGGCGGCTGGAACACCTTCGCCAACGTCACCACCAACCTGTCCAACGTGCCGTCCGGGACCCAGAACCTCTACCTGACCTTCACCGGGTCGGGCACCGGGCTCTTCGACGTGGACGACTTCACCCTGGTGAAGGGGACCACCGGCGGCACCGGCACCGGCCTCATCCGGGGCCTGGCCAACAAGTGTCTGGACGTGCGCAACGCCGGCACCGCCGACGGTACGCAGATCCAGCTCTACACCTGCAGCGGCAGCGCCGCCCAGACGTGGACGGTGACGCCGAACTCGACGATCCGGGCGTTGGGCAAGTGTCTGGACGTCAACGGTGGTGGCTCGGCGGACGGCACGAAGATCCAGTTGTGGACGTGCAACGGCTCGGGTGCGCAGAACTGGTCGGCTCAGGCCGACGGGTCGCTGCGTAACCCGCAGTCGGGCAAGTGCCTGGACGTCTCGGGCAACAACTCGGCCGACAGCACGCCGGTGCACCTGTGGACGTGTATCGCCAACGCGGCCAACCAGAAGTGGGTCCTGCCGTGA
- a CDS encoding sugar phosphate isomerase/epimerase family protein: MARPITLFTGQWADLPFDEVCRLASEWGYDGLEIACWGDHFEVDKALADDSYVDRKKETLAKHNLKVYTISNHLVGQAVCDHPIDERHQDILPARIWGDGEPEGVRQRAAEEIKDTARAAAKLGVKTVVGFTGSSIWHTLAMFPPVPPSMIERGYQDFADRWNPILDVFDEVGVRFAHEVHPSEIAYDYWTTKRTLEAIGHRPAFGLNWDPSHFVWQELDPVNFIFDFADRIYHVDCKDAKVRTGDGRRGRLSSHLPWADLRRGWDFVSTGHGDVPWEDCFRALNAIGYDGPISVEWEDAGMDRLVGAPEALQFVRRLAFDAPSAAFDAAFSSKD, encoded by the coding sequence ATGGCGCGACCCATCACGCTCTTCACCGGCCAGTGGGCCGACCTTCCGTTCGACGAGGTCTGTCGGCTCGCCTCCGAGTGGGGCTACGACGGTCTGGAGATCGCCTGCTGGGGCGACCACTTCGAGGTCGACAAGGCGCTGGCCGACGACTCGTACGTCGACCGGAAGAAGGAGACCCTGGCCAAGCACAACCTGAAGGTCTACACGATCTCGAACCACCTGGTCGGCCAGGCCGTCTGCGACCACCCCATCGACGAGCGGCACCAGGACATCCTGCCCGCGCGGATCTGGGGCGACGGCGAGCCGGAGGGGGTCCGCCAGCGGGCCGCCGAGGAGATCAAGGACACCGCCCGGGCGGCGGCGAAGCTCGGCGTGAAGACCGTCGTCGGCTTCACCGGTTCGTCGATCTGGCACACCCTGGCGATGTTCCCGCCGGTGCCGCCGTCGATGATCGAGCGCGGCTACCAGGACTTCGCCGACCGGTGGAACCCGATCCTCGACGTGTTCGACGAGGTCGGCGTGCGCTTCGCGCACGAGGTGCACCCCAGCGAGATCGCGTACGACTACTGGACGACGAAGCGGACGCTGGAGGCGATCGGCCACCGGCCCGCGTTCGGGCTGAACTGGGACCCGTCGCACTTCGTCTGGCAGGAGCTGGACCCGGTGAACTTCATCTTCGACTTCGCCGACCGGATCTACCACGTCGACTGCAAGGACGCCAAGGTGCGTACGGGCGACGGCCGGCGTGGTCGCCTCTCCTCGCACCTGCCCTGGGCCGACCTGCGGCGCGGCTGGGACTTCGTCTCCACCGGCCACGGCGACGTGCCCTGGGAGGACTGCTTCCGCGCGTTGAACGCGATCGGCTACGACGGGCCGATCTCGGTCGAGTGGGAGGACGCCGGGATGGACCGCCTCGTCGGCGCCCCGGAGGCCCTCCAGTTCGTGCGCCGGCTCGCCTTCGACGCCCCGAGCGCCGCCTTCGACGCGGCCTTCAGCAGCAAGGACTGA
- a CDS encoding ROK family transcriptional regulator → MVLVRPENAQQARLVRLLRDDGPRSRVELGDALGLSRSTLTVELERLVARGLVETAGPAASRGGRRSSLLRLGGGVRFAGVVVAPDRVTVAVTDGELNVLAEAREPVDVRTGPEAVTGRAVELVDKLRVELGIAELTGVGIGLPGPVSAEAGASAAPTALPGWQRFPVRDAFATELGCPAVVDNDANVLALGERHAGIGRTVDDFLYVKLGTAIACGLVLGGTLYRGATSSAGDIAHLPLGEDGPTCVCGESGCLEAYCGDAGLVAAALAAARAGRSAELAGRLAAAGTLTVRDVAAAATAGDPAAQTLFRDAARRIGRVLVGLVSFFNPGIVVIGGAADGIGHILLAEIRSVVYRRSAPLATGTMPVVLSDLGGRAGLVGAARLVSEQVFATG, encoded by the coding sequence ATGGTGCTGGTCCGACCGGAGAACGCGCAGCAGGCCCGACTGGTCCGTCTGCTCCGCGACGACGGCCCCCGGTCCCGGGTGGAGCTCGGCGACGCGCTGGGCCTGTCCCGGTCCACGCTCACCGTGGAGCTGGAGCGGCTCGTCGCGCGGGGCCTGGTGGAGACCGCCGGTCCGGCCGCGTCCCGCGGCGGTCGCCGCTCGTCGCTGCTGCGCCTCGGCGGTGGAGTGCGCTTCGCCGGCGTGGTCGTCGCACCCGACCGGGTCACCGTGGCGGTGACCGACGGCGAGCTGAACGTCCTGGCCGAGGCCCGTGAGCCGGTGGACGTACGCACCGGACCGGAGGCGGTGACCGGCCGGGCGGTCGAGCTGGTCGACAAGCTCCGCGTGGAGTTGGGCATCGCCGAGCTGACCGGTGTCGGCATCGGCCTGCCCGGCCCCGTCAGCGCCGAGGCGGGCGCCTCGGCCGCGCCGACGGCACTGCCCGGCTGGCAGCGGTTCCCGGTGCGGGACGCGTTCGCCACCGAGCTGGGCTGCCCGGCCGTGGTCGACAACGACGCCAACGTCCTCGCCCTCGGCGAGCGGCACGCCGGCATCGGCCGCACGGTCGACGACTTCCTCTACGTCAAGCTCGGCACCGCGATCGCCTGCGGCCTGGTGCTCGGCGGGACGCTCTACCGGGGCGCGACCAGCAGCGCCGGTGACATCGCCCACCTGCCCCTCGGCGAGGACGGGCCGACCTGTGTCTGCGGGGAGAGCGGCTGCCTGGAGGCCTACTGCGGGGACGCCGGGCTGGTCGCGGCCGCCCTGGCCGCCGCCCGCGCGGGCCGGTCCGCCGAGCTGGCCGGCCGACTGGCGGCGGCCGGCACGCTGACCGTACGCGACGTGGCCGCCGCCGCCACGGCCGGCGACCCGGCCGCGCAGACGCTGTTCCGGGACGCCGCCCGCCGGATCGGGCGGGTCCTGGTGGGCCTGGTCAGCTTCTTCAACCCCGGCATCGTGGTGATCGGGGGCGCGGCGGACGGCATCGGGCACATCCTGCTCGCCGAGATCCGCTCGGTCGTCTACCGCCGGTCGGCGCCGCTGGCCACCGGCACCATGCCGGTCGTGCTGTCCGACCTGGGTGGCCGGGCGGGGCTGGTGGGCGCGGCGCGGCTGGTCAGCGAGCAGGTCTTCGCGACGGGCTGA
- a CDS encoding sugar phosphate isomerase/epimerase family protein yields MNDSQHGMSRRRMLGALAGVAGAAAVGATGLGSPALAGNGVLVPPGKRGIILYSVRDRISAAPDATGVPYGFERVLGRIAEIGYKEVEFAGYTQHTSILGRQITPAEIRKILDDNGLRANGSHASIPGTVTPDTIAAFEQTLDTAEILGMTHIGTGSDPTSSNYKADWDAAVDRWNTFGEMAAARGLKLYTHNHDAAYNFLLDSGPLDGQGRPTRSSGVRKLEYFIARTNPEWVWFEMDIYWAHVAQHRFRTYTDPDGVTRTSVFDPLAVVAAQTIRFPLFHAKDGAFNPASSAGYDMVPLGEGDIDYGNFFANMGAKGYHNPMWEQDNAPGGAADPGRSLRYAEVSYQHMSRLRG; encoded by the coding sequence ATGAACGACAGTCAGCACGGAATGAGCCGGCGCCGGATGCTCGGCGCGCTCGCCGGCGTCGCCGGCGCCGCCGCCGTCGGCGCCACCGGCCTGGGCTCCCCCGCCCTCGCCGGCAACGGCGTGCTCGTCCCGCCCGGCAAGCGCGGCATCATCCTCTACAGCGTCCGCGACCGGATCTCGGCCGCCCCGGACGCCACCGGGGTGCCGTACGGCTTCGAGCGGGTGCTCGGCCGGATCGCCGAGATCGGCTACAAGGAGGTCGAGTTCGCCGGGTACACCCAGCACACCTCGATCCTGGGCCGGCAGATCACCCCCGCCGAGATCCGCAAGATCCTGGACGACAACGGGCTCCGCGCCAACGGCTCGCACGCCTCGATCCCCGGCACCGTCACGCCCGACACGATCGCCGCGTTCGAGCAGACGCTCGACACCGCCGAGATCCTCGGGATGACGCACATCGGCACCGGCAGCGACCCGACCAGCAGTAACTACAAGGCCGACTGGGACGCCGCGGTGGACCGGTGGAACACCTTCGGCGAGATGGCCGCCGCGCGCGGGCTGAAGCTGTACACGCACAACCACGACGCGGCGTACAACTTCCTCCTGGACAGCGGCCCGCTGGACGGCCAGGGGCGGCCCACCCGGTCCTCGGGCGTCCGGAAGCTGGAGTACTTCATCGCGCGGACCAACCCGGAGTGGGTGTGGTTCGAGATGGACATCTACTGGGCGCACGTGGCCCAGCACCGGTTCCGCACCTACACCGACCCGGACGGGGTGACCCGCACCAGCGTCTTCGACCCGCTGGCCGTGGTCGCCGCCCAGACCATCCGGTTCCCGCTCTTCCACGCGAAGGACGGGGCGTTCAACCCGGCCAGCAGCGCCGGGTACGACATGGTGCCGCTCGGCGAGGGTGACATCGACTACGGCAACTTCTTCGCCAACATGGGCGCGAAGGGTTACCACAACCCGATGTGGGAGCAGGACAACGCGCCGGGCGGCGCCGCCGACCCGGGCCGTTCGCTGCGGTACGCCGAGGTCAGCTACCAGCACATGTCGCGCCTGCGGGGCTGA
- a CDS encoding MMPL family transporter has translation MSGPWGRGRVTLVAVAVVLAWLVVGAVAGPYSGRLGDVATNDNAAFLPADAEATRAQDLAGGFVDRETIPALVVYERRSGLTEQDRRQVAADAARLAQVPGVVGPLPPPIPSADGQALQLVVPVDDAEGERIGTVVERIRDVTGPGSGGLSVAVAGPAGLLADLIEVFSGIDGPLLLVTLLVVLVILLVVYRSPVLWIFPLLAAGMSYAVASLFVYLLARADLITLNGQAQGILTVLVFGAGTDYALLMVARYREELHRHDLPSAAMRAAWRGAAPAIIASGGTVILGLLCLLLSSLNSNRALGPVAATGIAATLLVMLTFLPALLVLGGRWAFWPRRPRHDQADPRAEHGLWARIAGFVARRARPVWLVTTVLLGLLAIGLTQLGTTTLGQSDLFTERTQSVVGQEAIARHYPAGTGSPVTVFTRQEAAGEVTAAARAVPGVAAVRPVTADRNAAPDGPPAAPRVVDGRVQLDVTLADEPDSTAAEHTVRELRVAVHRVPGADAVVGGFTAVNVDTGDAAARDQKVIIPVVLAVIAVILALLLRALVAPVLLIATVLLSFAATLGLCGLLFRHVFDFPGVDASFPLFAFVFLVALGIDYNIFLMSRVREESLRRGTRAGVLVGLAVTGGVITSAGIVLAATFSALAVLPLVVLVELGTAVAVGVLIDTIVVRSLLVPALAYDIGPKIWWPGRLARTNREEVVRDAG, from the coding sequence ATGTCCGGACCGTGGGGCCGCGGCCGGGTCACGCTGGTCGCGGTGGCCGTGGTGCTGGCGTGGCTGGTCGTCGGCGCGGTCGCCGGCCCCTACTCCGGACGCCTCGGCGACGTCGCGACCAACGACAACGCCGCCTTCCTGCCCGCCGACGCCGAGGCCACCCGCGCCCAGGACCTGGCCGGCGGCTTCGTGGACCGGGAGACCATCCCCGCCCTCGTCGTCTACGAACGGCGCAGCGGCCTCACCGAGCAGGACCGGCGACAGGTGGCCGCCGACGCCGCCCGCCTCGCCCAGGTGCCCGGCGTCGTCGGGCCGCTGCCCCCGCCGATCCCCAGCGCCGACGGGCAGGCCCTGCAACTCGTCGTGCCCGTCGACGACGCCGAGGGGGAGCGGATCGGCACGGTCGTCGAGCGGATCCGGGACGTCACCGGCCCGGGCTCCGGCGGGCTGAGCGTGGCCGTCGCCGGACCGGCCGGCCTGCTCGCCGACCTCATCGAGGTGTTCTCCGGGATCGACGGCCCCCTGCTGCTCGTCACCCTGCTCGTGGTGCTGGTGATCCTGCTGGTCGTCTACCGCAGCCCGGTGCTCTGGATCTTCCCGCTGCTCGCCGCCGGCATGTCGTACGCCGTCGCGTCCCTCTTCGTCTACCTGCTGGCCCGCGCCGACCTGATCACCCTGAACGGGCAGGCACAGGGCATCCTCACCGTGCTGGTCTTCGGCGCCGGCACCGACTACGCGCTGCTGATGGTCGCCCGCTACCGCGAGGAACTGCACCGGCACGACCTGCCGTCGGCCGCGATGCGGGCCGCCTGGCGGGGCGCCGCACCGGCGATCATCGCGTCCGGCGGGACCGTCATCCTCGGCCTGCTCTGCCTCCTGCTGTCCAGCCTCAACTCCAACCGCGCCCTCGGCCCGGTCGCCGCGACCGGCATCGCCGCGACCCTGCTGGTGATGCTCACCTTCCTGCCGGCGCTGCTGGTGCTCGGCGGCCGGTGGGCCTTCTGGCCCCGCCGGCCCCGCCACGACCAGGCCGACCCCCGCGCCGAGCACGGCCTCTGGGCCCGCATCGCCGGCTTCGTGGCCCGGCGGGCCCGGCCGGTCTGGCTGGTCACCACCGTCCTGCTGGGCCTGCTCGCGATCGGCCTCACCCAGCTCGGCACCACCACGCTCGGCCAGTCCGACCTCTTCACCGAGCGCACCCAGTCCGTGGTCGGCCAGGAGGCGATCGCCCGCCACTACCCGGCCGGCACCGGCAGCCCGGTGACCGTCTTCACCCGGCAGGAGGCCGCCGGCGAGGTCACCGCGGCGGCGCGCGCCGTGCCCGGCGTGGCCGCCGTCCGACCCGTCACCGCCGACCGGAACGCCGCGCCCGACGGGCCGCCCGCGGCGCCCCGGGTGGTCGACGGCCGGGTCCAGCTGGACGTCACCCTCGCCGACGAACCGGACAGCACCGCCGCCGAACACACCGTCCGCGAACTCCGCGTCGCCGTCCACCGGGTCCCCGGCGCCGACGCGGTGGTCGGCGGGTTCACGGCGGTCAACGTGGACACCGGCGACGCCGCGGCGCGGGACCAGAAGGTCATCATCCCGGTGGTACTGGCCGTGATCGCGGTCATCCTGGCGCTGCTGCTGCGCGCACTCGTCGCACCGGTCCTGCTGATCGCGACCGTGCTGCTCTCCTTCGCCGCCACCCTCGGGCTGTGCGGGCTGCTGTTCCGCCACGTCTTCGACTTCCCCGGCGTGGACGCGTCCTTCCCGCTGTTCGCCTTCGTCTTCCTGGTCGCCCTCGGCATCGACTACAACATCTTCCTGATGAGCCGGGTGCGGGAGGAATCGCTGCGCCGCGGCACCCGAGCCGGCGTGCTGGTCGGCCTCGCCGTCACCGGCGGCGTCATCACCTCCGCCGGCATCGTGCTCGCCGCGACGTTCTCCGCGCTCGCCGTGCTCCCGTTGGTGGTGCTGGTCGAGCTGGGTACGGCCGTCGCCGTCGGGGTACTCATCGACACCATCGTCGTCCGCTCGCTGCTGGTGCCCGCGCTCGCGTACGACATCGGGCCGAAGATCTGGTGGCCGGGCCGGCTGGCCCGGACGAACCGTGAGGAGGTCGTGCGCGATGCCGGCTGA